In Phycisphaerae bacterium, the genomic stretch CGTTGATCAAGGAAGGAATGAGGATGGCAACGAGGAGAGCGATGATCGCCACGACGACCAGCACTTCGATCAACGTGAAACCGGTTCGAGCCGACGGTTTCATGCGTCCTCTCCGGATGCCGAGGTGACCGGGCTCTGCAAGATACCGTCCCCGCCGCAAGTCCCACGCTCAGGCGCGCAGAAAACGGGGGGCCTTCTCCCACCCATCATGTCCGATTCAAGGGATCTCCGTCCAGCCCCGCCATCGGTTCTGGCTAATGAACATTATACCCGGCGTGAGGAAGATATAAGATAGCACAGTCCCGCAAGAAGGCTGGGACAGGCCTGACCCCCGGGGCCGGCAGCCCGAGTTGTCAGTCTTCAGTTCTCAGTCGAGGCAGGGCCGGTGTCTCCGCCCAACTGACGACGGATCACTGAGAACTGACCATTCGCTTTCCCATCCGGTCAATTCCCAATTCTCCAATCTCAATTCTCAATTCGTCCCTTCGCCCTCGGCCAAGGCGGTGATGAAATGGTGGAGGGCGATGGCCACCCGCGGGCCGGCGCTGAGCCACTCCGAGCCGCCGACCCGGGCGACACGCCGCTCGCGGATGGCGGGGATCCCCCCGACCTTTGCCCACGTTCGATAGAGATCGTCCCATTGCCGATCGGTCAGAGGCTCGCCGAACGTCAGGATCGCCTCAACGTCCAGCGTCAGCAGCCGCTCAAGGCCGATTTCGCCGTGCGAGACGGGCATGGCCCCCGCGGCGGCGTTTTGTTGGCCCGCCGCCTGCAAGAGGCTTTCCAGAAACGAACCCGGGCCGGCCACCCAGACCGGTCTGGGTGGAACGGGTAGATCACCCAGTATGATCAGAACGCGGCGGCGAGGCAGGTCCAAACGGCGGGCCGTCTGACGCAGCGTTTCCAAGTCATTGCGAATAAACGCGGCCAGCGCGGTTGCGGTCTTGGGCCGGCCGCACAGGCTGCCGATGCGTTCGATGGCGGTGTAGACCTCTTCAAGCGTATCGTGTGGAAGAGCGGCATGCGGCAGGCCGAGCTTGCCCAGGGCATCGATTACCTGTCCGCTGTTTCGCGTGACGAGGATGAGGTCGGGCTTGAGGGTCTTTATCATGTCGAGGTTGACCGTCACCAGCGAACCGACATCGGCCACGCGTTCGATGCCCGGCGGATGAGTGCAGTAGGGGGTACGGCCGACCAAGCGGTCGCGCAACCCCAGAGCGCAGACGATTTCGGTGATGCTCGGGGCAAGGGAGATCAGCCGGTTCGGACCCTTATCGCGTTCGGAGGGGTCAACCCACGGGTTGGCGACGTAATCGCGAGGTTCGCTGATGCGGAGGGCCCGCCCGGCCGGCCGGCTGGTCACGGCCGGCGGCTGCCCGCTCGCCACCAGGTGACTGCGAACGCGCAGCCCCACGGCCGCAATAAAGACAGCCCCCGTCGCCAGGATCAACCAGTAAGAACGTCGCACGCCGACCTCACCAGCCTGCTGCGGGCCCCAGATTCCCGTCCCTACGTCTTCAGCTTCCGTCCCAGCCGCTTCTCCACGCTATCGATCTTGCTTTGCAGGCGTCCGGTCGCCCCTTTGCGCCAATCGAACTTGATCGTACAGGCGATCCGGTCGCAATCCTGGCTCATCCTTTCAAGGCATTGACCCACGACCCCGATGACCTGGTCCCACTCGCCTTCGAGGACGGTGCCCATCGCGTTCAACTGATACGGCACGCCGCTGCGATCGATGACATCAAGGCTGCGAGCGACGTATTCACCGACCGATTCCCCCTTGCCCAGCGGGAACATCGAGAATTCAAGAAGCATGGCCATGGTGCGTACTCCTCTCTGAGAATGCCGGGCATGCCCGTCTTTCTTGAGTTCGTATCATACCACCAGATTGGTTTCGCAGGACCGTTGTCAGGTGCCCGCGCGGGACAAGACGGGTCCGCGACACTCGCGGCGGCTCTGTCATGGCATCGGAGCAGAAGCGACCTTCTTGGCCAGCAACGTCACCTCGCGACCGAGAAAGATCTCGGGCTCGTACACCACCCGGCCGGTGATCGACATGCCCATGGTCTGGTAGAAAGCCAGCGCCCCATCCACGAGGGCTGCGACGGTCATCTCCTCGTGGCCGGCCCGGCGGATCATCGCTTCGCAGGCCTCGAACAGGGCCTTGCCCACCCCTTGCCGGTGGTACCGCGGATCGACGTAAAGCCGGGCGATTTCGTTACCGTGCACCGCCGCCATGCCCACAATGCCGGTTTCAGTGCAGGCGACGAGGTGCGGGCGGGATTTGGATTCCTCGCGAACCGTCTGCTCCGACGAGCGGTCGTCGACCAGGAATGCCAGTTGCCTGGCAGTCAAGTGTTCGCGGTCGCCCAGCCAGCGAAAGCAATCCCTCAGCAGTTCACTGACGCGAGGGATGTCAGTCTCAGTCATTTCGCGGATGTGCAGATTCACCATGATCCGGGCCGGTTTCACTTTTCCAGAACGGCAATCTTTACCGCAACAGAATAGCCCTGTGGCGCGGACCCAGCAACAAGAATAGTCCGGCCCGGAAGAAGCAAACCCACGGTTTACCACCGCGGGTTTGCGGAAGCCTCGTGTTTTTTCTGATCCGGCCGCAACCGGCCGAAGGGTGACAAAGGACGCTCACTTCTTGTAGAAACTGATCATGTCCTTACAGGTTTTGATCTTGATCTTCCCGGCGTTGCCGGCCTGACCGAAGGCGGTCATGCGAGCGATGCAGATCTGCTTCATCATCTCGCGGGCCGGGCCGAGGTAATCACGAGGATCGAACTTGTCGGGCGTCTCGGCGAAGACCTTGCGGATCGCGGCAGTGATGGCCAGGCGGTTGTCGGTGTCCACGTTGATCTTTCGGACGCCGTGTTTGATACCCCGTTGGATTTCCTCGACGGGCACGCCGTAGCTTTCCTTCATCTTGCCGCCGTATTTGTTGATGAGGTCGACCAGCTCGCGAGGGACGCTTGACGATCCGTGCATGACCAGGTGGCAGTTAGGCAGGCGGCGGTGAATCTCCTCGATGATGTCCATCTTGAGGACGTCGCCGGTGGGTTTCTTGGTGAACTTGTAGGCGCCGTGGCTGGTGCCGATCGCCACTGCCAGGGCGTCGACGCCGGTGTCGGCTACGAACTTCTCGGCCAGGGCCGGGTCAGTGACATGTTCGAGGCCGGTGCCGCCGGCACCGTGGCCGTCTTCAATGCCGCCGAGCACGCCGATCTCGCCTTCGACGGTCACGCCCACGGCGTGGGCCATCTGGACGACCTCCCTGGTGACTTTCACGTTGTACTCATAGCTGCTGGGCGTCTTGCCGTCCTCGCTGAGCGAGCCATCCATCATGACGCTGGTGAATCCCTGCTCGATAGCACTCTTGCAGGTGGCCGGGCTGTTGCCGTGGTCCTGGTGCATGGCGATCGGGATCTTGGGGTACAGTTCGACGGCGGCGAGCATCAAATGTCGCAGGTAAGCGTCGTTGGTGTACTTGCGAGCTCCGCGGCTGGCCTGGACGATCACGGGGCTGTCTGTTTCCTTGGCCGCCTCCATGATTGCCTGGATCTGCTCCATGTTGTTGACGTTCAGTGCGGCGATGCCGTAGTTGTTTTCAGCCGCGTGGTCCAGCAAGATGCGCATCGGTACAAGTGGCATGTCGATTGATCTCCTCAAACACGCTTTGTGGTTCGTCCCTTCGCTATCGGCCGGCCAGGGCTTGGCAGCGCCCCGGTCCGGGCAGGCAGACGCGGAAGTGTACCAGCATCCGCGAGGAATTGCACCTAGCCGGATCGAGCGAGCGGAACCGGAGGAAGCCGGTCGGGACGGCGGCCTTGGCCGCAGGACCGATCGTCACCCGACCCTCTGCTTGTAACCTATTGTCGAGTAAGATGTTATACGAGAACATGTGGTCTTGCCGTGGGACGATCTTTTCGGATGTTGGCGTTCGAAGCAGGCAGCAGGAGTTGTGTTTGGTAAAAGGGAAAGTTTCTCCTTGACACACCGTGTTTTGTTGAGGAAAATGAGGCTGTTGAAGGTCGGGAAGCTCGAGTGGCCGAGCATGTCTAAAGGCTGATGAACTCGAGCAGCACTCACATTTCATGGGAGAGCGGAGGGGCCGGGGGATGGGAAGGCAATCCCGGTCAGAAGAACATTGAGCGTTGGCCGGCTTCGACCAGTGGCGATGTGGCTGTGGACTTCGTGAGCAGTAATCAGTTCGGCCGAAGTCAGCCTTTGCATATGGTATCGGTCTGAGGATTGGTGCCGAGGCGCGCGCCCTCGGCAATCAGCGGTTCAAGTATATAGTGGGTTCTCTTTTTGGAGGAGCAAGGCGATGAAGATGTTACTAGGTTCAATTGCGGTGATGCTGTGCATTCCCGCGTTGGTGTGGGCCGATGCGCCGCCGGGGACAATCGTCTATATCGAGGACGACTTCCTGCCGGACCAGGACATGAACGGCTGGACGACGTATGGGAACGCGACCATCGGGAACCCCTCGGGAAACGGATTCAGCCTGTGGGGGCCGTGCTACCGCAGAGCTGACGAGCAGGATGGCATCGCCGGGATCCGGGAAGGCGGCGGTGGCGGTCGCAGCTTCGGGATGTACAAGAGGTTTTACGACGAGTACATTCCTGAGGGCGAAAAGCACATCCAGGCGTGGGTCCGCATGCTTAGCTGCACCTGGGGCTGGGAATTGACGCCGGGTGCCCTGAATGTCCGGTTGGGCAAGGACCCGCTCGGCGGGACGGATCCGAATGCCCCGAGCGTGATCTGGACTGCGCCGTACTGGGGCGACTGGAACAGACTCGAGCTGATCCAGCCTTGCGTCGAGGGCTGGGAGACGATCTTTATCCAGGTCGATGGGTTCATGAACGGCTACTACCAGATTCTGGTGGACACGGTCGAGGTCTGGCAGACTCCTGAGCCGGCGGCAGCCGCCCTGCTCATGTTGGGCTTGCCCCTGTTGCGTCGACGTCGCTGAAGATCCTATTCGCGGCGGCGGTAGGTGTGCGGTCGGCACCGATCGGCGTGCTGCCGGCCCCCGCCGAGGGGCTGTTCCGCAGGCGCGACGCGGACAAACGCGCAGCGCAATGGACTACTGGAAGCTTGCGAGTCGTGTTCCGGCTCGCAGGCTTCCGGTGCGCAGACATGGTGCCGGTAATCGACAGGACGGCAGCCGGGGACTGGATGTTCGACCAGTTGAATCGGTCCGGGTGAAGCATTCCCTGAGTATCATCGGGTATGTGGGTCCTTGCGTGCGCCAGCCGATGGGAGCAAACTGGAAGCGTGAATCGGCGAAGCAAACGAAGGCTTGAGGACCCACGGGGCACAATCGCGACAGGGCTGCCGAAAAAGCGGATGAAATGGTGGCAGCGGCTTGCTCTGCTGGGCTTTTCGTTCATCCTGCTCGTGCTGATGGAACTGGCGTTACGGGTTGTCGGCTACGGCCCCGATCCGGATCTGATGGTGCGTCGAGCCGAAGTCGAGGGCGGACGAATCATCGGCCTCAATCCGGTGGCCTGGAAGCGTTTCGCGTTGCGCCCGACTCCCCACCGTCCCGGCGAAGGCGTCCTCAAAGTCCACGATTTCCGCGACCCGAAGCCACCCGGAATCTTTCGGGTTTTTTTTCTTGGCGAGAGCAGCGTCCAGGGGGTGCCCTATGAGCGAAACGCTACCATGTGCGCATTTCTTGAGGCGCTGCTTGCAGCGGCTTGGCCCGAGATTCGCGTCGAGGTCATCAATTGCGGCGTCACGGCGGTCAACAGCTACAGTCTGCGAGCCTGGCTTCCCGAGGTGCTTGAATACGAGCCCGACCTCCTGGTGGTGTATGCAGGGCATAACGAGTTCTACGGGTTTTATGGGCCGGGGTCGTTGCACGGGGTCGGGACAAGCCGGAAGGCTGTTCTCACCCACATGTGGATTCGCCAGTTGCGACTCAGCCAGGTCATCCGGGACGGGCTTGATACGTTCCGCTCGCCTCCGCCGCCGGAGTCTGCGGCAACACTGATGGAAATGATGGCGAAAGACCGGCTGATCCGACTAGGAAGTGGCGTCTACAGCGCGTGCCGCGAAAACTTCCGGGCCAATTTGAACGACATGGTTCAAGCAGCGCAGGGAGCAGGCGTTCCGATGGTTCTCTGCGGTCTGGTCAGCAACGAGCGAGATCTGGTGCCGATGGTTTCTGCCAATCGTGAGGGTCTCTCGCGACAGCAAGAAGACCAATGGCGCAGGGACTTTCAGGAAGGGGCCGGTATGGTGTCGGCCGGCCGATGGGGGGAGGCTCTCCCGCTTCTCGAGCGAGCCGCTCAAATCGATGACACCCATGCGGAGCTGGTTTACCGCCTGGCCCAGTGCCAGCAGCATCTGGGACAGCCGCACGAGGCCAGGGCCCTCTATCGCCGGGCTCGAGATCTGGATTGCCTGCGGTTTCGGGCCACCGGCGAATTCAGTGAGGTGATCCGCAGCGTGGCCGGAAAGCGTTGCATCTTCGTTGACACCGCCGCGGCCTTCGAAGCTGCCAGTCCCGACGGACTCATCGGCTGGAACCTGATGACCGATCACCTT encodes the following:
- a CDS encoding GNAT family N-acetyltransferase, whose product is MVNLHIREMTETDIPRVSELLRDCFRWLGDREHLTARQLAFLVDDRSSEQTVREESKSRPHLVACTETGIVGMAAVHGNEIARLYVDPRYHRQGVGKALFEACEAMIRRAGHEEMTVAALVDGALAFYQTMGMSITGRVVYEPEIFLGREVTLLAKKVASAPMP
- a CDS encoding tetratricopeptide repeat protein; translated protein: MKWWQRLALLGFSFILLVLMELALRVVGYGPDPDLMVRRAEVEGGRIIGLNPVAWKRFALRPTPHRPGEGVLKVHDFRDPKPPGIFRVFFLGESSVQGVPYERNATMCAFLEALLAAAWPEIRVEVINCGVTAVNSYSLRAWLPEVLEYEPDLLVVYAGHNEFYGFYGPGSLHGVGTSRKAVLTHMWIRQLRLSQVIRDGLDTFRSPPPPESAATLMEMMAKDRLIRLGSGVYSACRENFRANLNDMVQAAQGAGVPMVLCGLVSNERDLVPMVSANREGLSRQQEDQWRRDFQEGAGMVSAGRWGEALPLLERAAQIDDTHAELVYRLAQCQQHLGQPHEARALYRRARDLDCLRFRATGEFSEVIRSVAGKRCIFVDTAAAFEAASPDGLIGWNLMTDHLHPTVYGHYLIARSICHALAAECERLGLRAIEPDSLPQFERAAEVLGCDQLTELIGSLHILKLMQAYPFAGTPNAARAAELLTSTARDMASLPQEIVPVIDQWIKGGSKGSLHFAVARLYESSGQTDKAMPYLRRAERTTEPHSPEAVEIKLEMARFLAASTRPEDAERAAEYAQQALQYVEESARVHPEAKSRLAAASAEIRQMIR
- a CDS encoding MTH1187 family thiamine-binding protein; its protein translation is MAMLLEFSMFPLGKGESVGEYVARSLDVIDRSGVPYQLNAMGTVLEGEWDQVIGVVGQCLERMSQDCDRIACTIKFDWRKGATGRLQSKIDSVEKRLGRKLKT
- a CDS encoding helical backbone metal receptor, which gives rise to MRRSYWLILATGAVFIAAVGLRVRSHLVASGQPPAVTSRPAGRALRISEPRDYVANPWVDPSERDKGPNRLISLAPSITEIVCALGLRDRLVGRTPYCTHPPGIERVADVGSLVTVNLDMIKTLKPDLILVTRNSGQVIDALGKLGLPHAALPHDTLEEVYTAIERIGSLCGRPKTATALAAFIRNDLETLRQTARRLDLPRRRVLIILGDLPVPPRPVWVAGPGSFLESLLQAAGQQNAAAGAMPVSHGEIGLERLLTLDVEAILTFGEPLTDRQWDDLYRTWAKVGGIPAIRERRVARVGGSEWLSAGPRVAIALHHFITALAEGEGTN
- the fba gene encoding fructose-bisphosphate aldolase class II (catalyzes the reversible aldol condensation of dihydroxyacetonephosphate and glyceraldehyde 3-phosphate in the Calvin cycle, glycolysis, and/or gluconeogenesis) — encoded protein: MPLVPMRILLDHAAENNYGIAALNVNNMEQIQAIMEAAKETDSPVIVQASRGARKYTNDAYLRHLMLAAVELYPKIPIAMHQDHGNSPATCKSAIEQGFTSVMMDGSLSEDGKTPSSYEYNVKVTREVVQMAHAVGVTVEGEIGVLGGIEDGHGAGGTGLEHVTDPALAEKFVADTGVDALAVAIGTSHGAYKFTKKPTGDVLKMDIIEEIHRRLPNCHLVMHGSSSVPRELVDLINKYGGKMKESYGVPVEEIQRGIKHGVRKINVDTDNRLAITAAIRKVFAETPDKFDPRDYLGPAREMMKQICIARMTAFGQAGNAGKIKIKTCKDMISFYKK